The Staphylococcus sp. 17KM0847 DNA segment TGATATATCATAGGCGTCGTTAAGAATAAAAAGCGAGGTAAGTGGTTCCCCACATTACCTCGCTAGCTCACGCTTATTTTGTTTCAAAAAGTTGTTCACCTGCTGAAATATTAGATTGTGTTGTAAAATCTAAGTTCGTCACATCAGATTGTGTCACAATGATAGGTGTTATCTCACTTTTAGCATGTGTTTTAATATATTCCAAATCAAAAGTCATCAGTAAGTCGCCTTTTTGTATATTTTGACCTTCTTCTACATGAACATCAAAGCATTGACCTTCTAATTTTACAGTATCTAAGCCCACATGGATTAATAATTCTAAACCATTTTCAGATGTAAGGCCTATCGCATGTTTCGTTGGGAAAACCATTTGTACACGACCATTAAATGGTGCATAAACTTTGCCTTCCGTAGGGCGAATGGCAATACCATCACCCATCATTTTTTCACTAAACACTTGGTCTGGTACATGGCTCAATTGAATAACTTCACCTTGAATTGGTGCTGAAACAACTTGTTGGCGACTTGTTTTTTCTTCTTCTGTTGTCGCAACAGTTGCAGTGTCTTCATCATCTAATTTAACTTGAGATTCAACAACTTGCCCATTCATAATCTGTTGCATTTCATGTTTGATTTGATCAGACTTCGGACCGAAGATAGCTTGCATATTATTGCCTACTTCTAAAACACCTGACGCTCCAAGGTTTTTCAAACGTGCTACGTCTACTTGTGCTTTATCATTCACTTCAACACGCAAACGTGTAATACATGCATCTAAATGCTTAATATTCTCTTTTCCACCCATTGCTTCTAGCACTGCATATGGTAATTCTCCAGCTGCTGTTGTTTGGACTGATGCTTGCTCATCCTCACGTCCCGGTGTTTTATAATTCATTTTTTTAATTAAGAAGCGGAATAAGAAATAGTAGATGACTGCATAAACAAGTCCAACTGGAATAACGAGCCACCACTGCGTTTGATTCGGTAAAATACCTAATAATACAAAGTCAATAAAACCACCTGAGAATGTATAACCAAGATGCACATCTAACAAGTATAATGTTAAGAATGCTAAACCATCAAGCACCGCATGAATAAAGAACAATAATGGTGCTACGAATAAAAATGCAAATTCTAATGGCTCAGTAATACCTGTTAAAAATGATGTTAATGCTGCTGAACCCATTAAACCGGCAACTACTTTTTTATTTTCTGGCTTAGCAGAATGATAAATCGCTAGTGCTGCAGCCGGTAAACCAAACATCATAACAGGGAACTCACCTTGCATAAATTTCCCAGCTGTTAACTGACTTCCTTCACGAATTTGTTCAATAAAGATACGTTGGTCACCACGAATAATTTCACCCGCTGCATTCGTAAATGAACCAAACTCAAACCAGAATGGCGCATGGAAAATATGGTGTAAACCAAATGGAATTAATAAACGCTTAATAAAACCAAATAAAAACACTGCTAACCCTGTATTTGTATCAAGTAATCCTTCACTGAATGCATTCAAACCACTTTGAATCGTAGGCCAAATCCATGCCATTGGAAATGCCAAAAGAAATGATGTTGTTGCCATCATAATCGGTACAAAACGCTTACCTGCAAAAAACCCTAAATACGATGGTAAGTTAATATTGTAAAACTTATTATAACACCAAGCGGCAAGTACCCCTATAATAATACCACCAAACACACCTGTCTGAAGTGTTGGAATCCCCATAACACTTGCATAGCCATTTGCTGGGTCTCCAAGTTGTTCTGGCGTCACATGTAAAAAGGCACCCATCGTTTTGTTAATAACAAGATAACCTACAAGTGCAGCAATTGCAGCTACACCGTCGCCTCCTGCTAGGCCGATAGCAACCCCCATCGCGAAGATGATAGGTAAGTTATCGAATATCACACCGCCGGCACTTTCCATCATTTCTGCGATGTTTTGTACACCACCATTTTGTAAGAATGGTAAATACTCTTGTAATGTTTCTCCTTGCATAGCTGTACCGATTGCTAACAACAAACCGGCAGCTGGCAAGATTGCAACAGGTAACATTAATGCTTTACCAATTCGTTGCAATTGACCAAAAAGTTTTTTCCTCACTACTTAAACCTCCAATTCAATTAGACTCAAACACAAAAAGCATGAGTAAGAGAATTGTGAAAATATATTTCACAACTCTATTTACTCATGCCTAATCTCACTTAGTAACACGTTAGTATGATTTATGACTGCTGAGATGCTATAACAAGTTGTTGAATATGCATTGTTAAATATGCAACCTCTGCTTCGTATACCTCAACA contains these protein-coding regions:
- the ptsG gene encoding glucose-specific PTS transporter subunit IIBC, translated to MRKKLFGQLQRIGKALMLPVAILPAAGLLLAIGTAMQGETLQEYLPFLQNGGVQNIAEMMESAGGVIFDNLPIIFAMGVAIGLAGGDGVAAIAALVGYLVINKTMGAFLHVTPEQLGDPANGYASVMGIPTLQTGVFGGIIIGVLAAWCYNKFYNINLPSYLGFFAGKRFVPIMMATTSFLLAFPMAWIWPTIQSGLNAFSEGLLDTNTGLAVFLFGFIKRLLIPFGLHHIFHAPFWFEFGSFTNAAGEIIRGDQRIFIEQIREGSQLTAGKFMQGEFPVMMFGLPAAALAIYHSAKPENKKVVAGLMGSAALTSFLTGITEPLEFAFLFVAPLLFFIHAVLDGLAFLTLYLLDVHLGYTFSGGFIDFVLLGILPNQTQWWLVIPVGLVYAVIYYFLFRFLIKKMNYKTPGREDEQASVQTTAAGELPYAVLEAMGGKENIKHLDACITRLRVEVNDKAQVDVARLKNLGASGVLEVGNNMQAIFGPKSDQIKHEMQQIMNGQVVESQVKLDDEDTATVATTEEEKTSRQQVVSAPIQGEVIQLSHVPDQVFSEKMMGDGIAIRPTEGKVYAPFNGRVQMVFPTKHAIGLTSENGLELLIHVGLDTVKLEGQCFDVHVEEGQNIQKGDLLMTFDLEYIKTHAKSEITPIIVTQSDVTNLDFTTQSNISAGEQLFETK